A window from Anser cygnoides isolate HZ-2024a breed goose chromosome 1, Taihu_goose_T2T_genome, whole genome shotgun sequence encodes these proteins:
- the CSRP2 gene encoding cysteine and glycine-rich protein 2, translated as MPNWGGGNKCGACGRTVYHAEEVQCDGRSFHRCCFLCMVCRKNLDSTTVAIHDAEVYCKSCYGKKYGPKGYGYGQGAGTLNMDRGERLGIKPESMPSPHRPTTNPNTSKFAQKFGGAEKCSRCGDSVYAAEKVIGAGKPWHKNCFRCAKCGKSLESTTLTEKEGEIYCKGCYAKNFGPKGFGYGQGAGALVHAQ; from the exons ATGCCCAACTGGGGAGGAGGCAACAAGTGCGGCGCCTGCGGCCGGACGGTGTACCACGCCGAGGAGGTGCAGTGCGACGGCAGGAGCTTCCACcgctgctgcttcctctgca TGGTCTGCCGGAAAAACTTGGACAGCACAACTGTAGCGATTCATGATGCTGAAGTTTACTGCAAGTCTTGCTATGGGAAAAAGTACGGCCCGAAAGGTTACGGATACGGGCAAGGGGCAGGCACGCTGAACATGGACAGGGGAGAGAGACTAGGTATCAAGCCTGAGAG CATGCCCTCTCCCCACCGACCCACAACAAATCCAAACACTTCAAAATTTGCTCAGAAGTTTGGAGGTGCAGAGAAATGTTCCAGATGTGGGGATTCTGTTTATGCAGCAGAGAAAGTAATAGGTGCTGGAAAG cCATGGCACAAAAACTGCTTCCGATGTGCCAAGTGTGGGAAAAGCTTAGAATCTACGACCCTAActgaaaaagagggagaaatcTACTGTAAAg GCTGTTACGCAAAGAACTTCGGCCCCAAAGGATTTGGCTACGGGCAGGGAGCAGGTGCCCTCGTTCATGCCCAGTGA